In a genomic window of Periophthalmus magnuspinnatus isolate fPerMag1 chromosome 3, fPerMag1.2.pri, whole genome shotgun sequence:
- the LOC129456160 gene encoding zinc finger protein OZF-like, which produces MASFKDQMMNQLSSFLYQRLHAAAQDILGQVEKILTSALDENHQGTGLDCPSAISAAPQVCITFGDGNQPKAAPAAEEARLSSNEETVLRTSANTAQDKYLQETVQEGRHDVLQEQDIVDTFFEDVKQPERDKLQTSLVSYSDNSNKTCWVQNGATRSRNLTTKVSEQAKNIKEEVIESTEWPHKCGVCGKGFRYKSTLRIHERAHSKDRSFQCDVCKKSFSQRNNLNNHKRIHTGDRPFQCDVCKRSFSERNNLKKHKRIHTGDRPFQCDICKKSFTQNSNLNKHKRIHTGERPFQCDVCKKSFTRRNNLNKHKRIHTEDRPFQCDVCKKSFTQSSDLTIHKRIHTGDRPFQCDVCKKSFSQRNHLNEHKRIHTGDRPFQCDVCKKSFTKSNHLKVHKHIHTGDRPFQCDVCKKSFTQRCTLNEHKNLHTGDRPFQCDVCKKSFTQKSNLKRHERTHSGEKPYSCDICMKAFGELAHFKKHEKTHTEEWPYSCDMCGKAFSGSGTLSQHKC; this is translated from the exons ATGGCGTCTTTTAAGGACCAAATGATGAACCAGCTGAGCTCCTTTTTGTACCAGAGGCTGCACGCGGCGGCGCAGGACATTTTGGGACAAGTGGAGAAAATTTTGACTTCAGCTTTGGACGAGAACCACCAGGGAACCGGACTGGACTGTCCGAGTGCCATTTCAG CCGCTCCTCAGGTCTGCATCACTTTTGGAGATGGGAATCAGCCAAAAgcagctccagcagcagaagAGGCCCGCCTCAGTTCAAATGAGGAGACTGTGCTCAGGACCAGTGCTAACACTGCACAAGACAAGTACTTACAAGAGACAGTCCAGGAAGGACGGCATGATGTTCTTCAAGAGCAGGACATTGTTGACACATTTTTTGAGGATGTTAAACAGCCAGAAagagacaaactgcagacaaGTCTGGTATCTTACAGTGATAACAGCAACAAAACGTGTTGGGTGCAAAATGGAGCAACACGATCGAGAAACCTGACAACAAAAGTGTCAGAGCAggccaaaaatataaaagaggAGGTTATCGAGTCTACAGAGTGGCCACACAAGTGTGGTGTCTGTGGAAAAGGCTTTAGATACAAGTCTACTCTAAGAATCCATGAACGTGCACACTCGAAGGACAGATCTTTTCAGTGTGACGTCTGCAAAAAGTCATTCTCACAGAGGAATAATCTTAATAACCACAAACGCATTCATACAGGAGATAGACCCTTTCAGTGTGACGTCTGCAAAAGGTCATTCTCAGAAAGGAATAATCTTAAAAAGCACAAACGTATTCATACAGGAGACAGACCCTTTCAGTGTGATATCTGCAAAAAGTCATTCACTCAGAACAGTAACCTTAACAAGCACAAACGCATTCATACAGGAGAAAGACCCTTTCAGTGTGACGTCTGCAAAAAGTCATTCACACGGAGGAATAATCTTAACAAGCACAAACGCATTCATACAGAAGACAGACCCTTTCAGTGTGACGTCTGCAAAAAGTCTTTCACACAGAGCAGTGACCTTACCATCCACAAACGCATTCATACAGGAGACAGACCCTTTCAGTGTGATGTCTGCAAAAAGTCATTCTCACAGAGGAATCATCTTAATGAGCACAAACGCATTCATACAGGAGATAGGCCGTTTCAGTGTGACGTCTGCAAAAAGTCATTCACAAAGAGCAATCATCTTAAAgtgcacaaacacattcatacaggagACAGACCCTTTCAATGTGACGTCTGCAAAAAGTCATTCACACAAAGGTGTACTCTTAACGAGCACAAAAACCTTCATACAGGAGACAGACCCTTTCAATGTGACGTCTGCAAAAAGTCATTCACACAAAAGAGTAATCTTAAAAGACATGAGCGTACACATTCTGGGGAAAAGCCATACTCTTGTGACATCTGTATGAAGGCTTTCGGTGAGTTGGcacactttaaaaaacatgaaaaaacacacacagaggagtggCCGTACTCCTGTGACATGTGTGGAAAAGCATTCAGTGGAAGTGGCACTCTGAGTCAACACAAATGTTGA